Part of the Plasmodium knowlesi strain H genome assembly, chromosome: 11 genome is shown below.
TTTCAACCGCAAACCGTTGCTAAAAGAAATACAGAAAAACGTCGTTTTTCTAAAAAACCACCATATGGATTACGAGCTGGAAGCGAGTTGTTCattcacataaaaaaaaatgtagatacGGCAAATgcactttatttatttattttttcttccaactcgaaaaaaacaaaattttaattttttaatatttttcttttttgtttaaaaatgacaaccttttccttcttcttataaGAAACACCTTTTTGTAATTTacgaaaaatgtaaaatatgcATAGAGCTTGAATGCTCCAAAGGTGGCAAAGTTTTGatatataatttatataGAAGCAAAAGTAGCAAGCACTTCTATATCCCCGAATGcgccagaaaaaaaaaaaaaaaacaattttaaaaaaggaaatacaaTACAACTTCGAGAGAAACTATCTTACAAGATATGTAAATTCATTCATTGCCGAAGCTAACAGTGAAATTTCTTTATAGcgcaaaatgaatttaaatAACAACGACAATGGTAGCAATTACCAAAACAGACGCAACAATAACATTTTGCTGAATgacaaatatataaattttaaaatttttaaaaagggagaagaactAACTGATcaggagaaaatatttttgaaagTCAACACATACTTAAATGAGGGAATTATCCCCAAATGTATCGGAATGGGCCTTGGTGGAGGATTTGTGGGTGTTTTAATtggtgcctttttttttagtatgcAGCCAACCAATATAGATTACAATTTAAGTTACAAGGAACAACTGAAGGAACAGTTTCATTTGTTTAAACAATCAATAAAAAGCTCTTGTctcaattttgcaaaaataggatttttattctccttcTATGAAAattctttacaaaaaattagaGCAGCAAATGACATAACTAATACGTTATATTCTGGCTGCTTAACAGGAGCTACTATTTCgtacaaaaaagggatacCCTCCATGGTTGGAGGGTGTGCTAGTTTTGCAGCCTTTTCTGCCGTTATTGAAAAGTTGCAAAGGtccaaaaaattttgaatacatttttttttttttttttttcttgtttttgtttatttgaaaaatatcacttgtttttttttttcttttttttttttttctgtacaatGATGTACATTCGTCCAAATTACACTGATTAGCATTATTTGtgcgtgtgtacatatatatctacatatGATTTATATGTGCATGCTTTGCTCCTCACCATTCCCACATTTAACATAAATTTTGAAACACAAccctcctcccccttttcatGTGTAAAAAGGGATTAATAAGCCCAGTTGGTGTGTAAAACATTTACGAATGGTTTTCACAAGTAATAGTTTTAAAAGAACGAGTGTGTGTTAAAGGATAAGGGCTAAACGGGtaactaaaaaaaatgctcccACAGAACCGCGCTTATGCGGGAACTATAGAAATGGAAGTACTAACGAGATGCACAAAATTTGATAATGCTCTCCTATCAAGCTGCAGAAACTACAAATTAGCTTTGCAGCAGATTAAAATCCttcgcttaaaaaaaaaaaaaaaatgcctaatGTGTGTGTAAACTAGCTATAGGGGAGATGTTttccagaaaaaaatatgaacggttcatatttttcgtCCGATTTGCtctacacatgtgtacataagtatatataatatatataatttagcTAGCCACATAATAAACGTTAGTGGCGTCTCTGCATACGCCAATGCGctgcaaaaatgaaggaaacaTTAAATATGCCCACCAGTTTTAAAacaggaaatatatatataactgcTTCGTAGGAGGGTTACAGTACccgttcttttcttctttacttctTGTTCTTACCTTTCTGGGTAACGCCCCTTTCAGAAAGAAGTATTTTCTAGCTCTGTCACTGAAAAAGGGTTTTGTAAGAGGTGCCCCTTTTTAGGAAACACAAATATATTCTAATGTCAGCATTGACGCAGCAtgattttttgttttatttttttcaaatttaatttttattcccAACCATTATAAGCGCACTTTTCGAGTGACGGTGAAGGAATGGACaagaaaatttggaaaaaaatacgtcGCACAGGGGTGTAGCATCTAATGGTACATTATACATACCCATCAGACATCACTAGTAGCCGATGGATTGGTTGCCGTAGTAATAATCTAAGAGTACATAGCTTCAAATGAACTTTTTGCCTccataaataaattttcttaaaaCCCATGACATGCAAAATGAGGGAAAGCACGACTTCAATTTTCTAGCAGTGATAGCGCAATGAACGTGACCCCAGGCATACGCTACGACTAATAGAAGCATACCAACAGGGCTAAGCATTCAAACACAGGggatacatgtgcatatataaacagttgttttttttaaaaaacactGTATATAAAGTATTCCGTCCCAACGCTTTGGAAACACAATCGTACACGCATCTTTTGCAAAAGGAAGAGCAATTTTCtcaaagaagaaggtttaatcTTCGAAAAAAAGTTATTATCTCTAATCGTTggctgaaaaaaaacatgtccACGTTCAAAGCGAAGAAATTCTGGGGGAGCCTTCCTTTGTTCTTTTAATTAGTTTGAAATACCAAGCAGATGCGTGTATAACCGATTGGTGGTATAAAAGGATTAATGTGTTCGACATATTTGTCAACTCCTAGGAATCCATTAAAAGTACATTTGCAAATAAAGCATGCATTATGTTGTGAATAGGAGGagcggggaaaaaaaaaaaaacacgagCACAGTTCTAAAGATGTTAATATGTCAACGTAATACGTTTctcaaatttgaaaatattttccttctatcGTATGGTTTATTGACACCCTAGTGTACTGGGATGTGTAGTGTATACATGATGATACATATAAGTTTCCGGCGTTCCGCATTTTAATTCGAAATAAACTCATTGGGggaaaatttccatttttttaatagcaAGTTATGAGGATCTCCACTTGAAAGGTGTAACGGGTTTCAAATTCTTTTCTACATTACATTGGAATAACCGAGTTATATTCATGTATGGTGGCTCATCCAATAATTACgccgttaaaaaaaaaaaaaaagatgttaTTCAAAAGtttgctgttttttttttttttctttcttgcagaaaaaaacatttttaacgCATTTTTATAACTTCTATGTTTGTATTATTTAAGTctatatataaattaatcAAGAAATTGTTTATTGTTTTAAGAAAATTGTCTTAAAAAAGGTGGCCTAAAATTATTATTGTGTCAACTCGCTCATTTACAtcatacaaaatttttttttttttttttttttttttttaatggggaatgcaaaaaaattacatacatgttttattatattttgctTTAAATGAGCGTTGCATTTtaagaagggggggaaaaaaggaaaaaaaagttaaaataaaattaaaacagcatttttatcattttttacaagTTTAAGCAAAAGAGTCAATTTTCTCACTTTCCCTCGTGTAAATGCGTTTTGTTTTGATATCCGCGAAGCGgaatattataaaatattcattaccttcatttatgtatgaaagaaaaaatgtattcaatACAGAGACGTGTACAATTATATACATGTTAGGCCTTGTTTAcccacttttgttttttttgtaaaataatCATTTCACCCGTTGGAGTTTCAAACAAGTCAATCCTGCATTGCGAGAATCACTCACACGTATACGACTGTGGAAAAGTATAcaatattttgaagaagtGTTTCCGCGTaaatcattttcttttcttgatTAAAATTCGCACTGCTTAATTCAATTAGAccagaagaaaggaaataaaaaaaagaagccttCCGCATTTATACGAGCTAGTTAGCCAGGAagaatatacatacatatatatgcacaacTCTTTTCAAAAggtagaaagaaaaaaaaaagaaaaaagaaacctcCCCcccgttgttttttttaaaatgattaAACGAAAGCCCAAAAATGAATGAGAAAGAAAACGAATATGATTCGCTGTACGATGTAATATACGATTATGATGTTAACGAAGAATTCCTCAATAGGAAGGACAACAACGATGAGTCTCCAGAACCGCTGCTCTGTGACataaaaagt
Proteins encoded:
- a CDS encoding mitochondrial import inner membrane translocase subunit TIM22, putative codes for the protein MNLNNNDNGSNYQNRRNNNILLNDKYINFKIFKKGEELTDQEKIFLKVNTYLNEGIIPKCIGMGLGGGFVGVLIGAFFFSMQPTNIDYNLSYKEQLKEQFHLFKQSIKSSCLNFAKIGFLFSFYENSLQKIRAANDITNTLYSGCLTGATISYKKGIPSMVGGCASFAAFSAVIEKLQRSKKF